A genomic stretch from Halorhodospira halophila SL1 includes:
- a CDS encoding efflux RND transporter permease subunit, with translation MTLSELSIRRHVLAVMISALIVLVGAIAYQDIGTDRIPNIDFPMVSVTVHQDGADPELMDSAVTDEVERAVNTVPGIDDIQSVSLPGTSVVTVQFDLDVDVDVAFNEVNAKVSEIVQDLPEDAEAPVVDKVEMDAQPIMWLSLQGDRTAQDLDRYARNEVRPQIEGITGVGEVRIGGSRERTMRLEVDPDRMAAHNVDAQSIMQALEEEHAQMPGGFLVGGDTEEMLKLDVEYHDADGLEAMIIAEDGDDRVRFRDIGTVEDGLADMRQLARFNGEPTIGLGVVKVSGANTVAIIDEVKERLDDQIRPQLPPGLDLHISTDESQFILEQIDSLYLTIALGILFAALVMWLFLRNLRSTAIVSLAIPISLMAAIAVIYFFGYTLNSITMLAMLLLIGVVVDDAIVVLENIYRHRQQYRQGPMASAISGSNEVFFAVIASTLTLVSIFGSVIFMEAIIGRFFESFAVVVAFGVLASSIVALTLIPMLASRFLHVPEQEGAFYRALEQGFQAIERTYRWSLGYVLRFRWTTLGLALLFAVAVAVLIAPRLGGEFAPDEDTGEFMVNFQTPLGSGIEYTDRQMREIEAILEEQPEVDRYFSAIGIGDRGQVNRGIAFVRMVERDERDASQQEVVQRIRPELAELPGVRAFASDVPFVPGQRGEPLQFVVTGPNVEELGDHAREIQERLEAVDGMGSIDLELDLELPQVEVEVDREQARSLGLNARDIAQTINVLAGGFNVARFDDGPGGQDGRRYDIRLKAQEDMIGDIDDLQRIQLLSEHGEMVPLEAVTTMEETLGPAAITRHNLSYSAEFYADPDLPLAEAVDELNAVADDVLPLNFDVELVGQAEEMERAVTAMLFVLFLAATLVYIVLASQFNSFVQPLLIMAAQPLALIGGLLGLWVGGFTLNIYSMIGMVLLMGLVTKNGILLVDLTNQYREKRDLSINEALAEACPIRLRPVLMTSLTLILALIPAAAGLGAGSETNAPMAAAIIGGMITAMLLTLAVIPAAYSLLEGYLSRRGWGRLSKIAEDYFG, from the coding sequence ATGACGCTCTCCGAGCTCTCCATACGCCGCCACGTCCTGGCGGTGATGATCAGCGCGCTGATCGTGCTCGTCGGCGCGATCGCCTATCAGGATATCGGCACCGACCGGATCCCCAACATCGACTTCCCCATGGTCAGCGTCACCGTTCATCAGGACGGCGCCGACCCGGAGCTGATGGACTCGGCGGTGACCGACGAGGTCGAGCGAGCAGTGAACACGGTCCCCGGGATCGACGACATCCAGTCGGTCTCCCTGCCCGGGACCTCGGTGGTTACCGTGCAGTTCGACCTGGACGTCGACGTCGATGTGGCCTTCAACGAGGTCAACGCCAAGGTCTCCGAGATCGTCCAGGACCTGCCGGAGGACGCCGAGGCGCCGGTGGTCGATAAGGTGGAGATGGACGCCCAGCCGATCATGTGGCTATCGCTCCAGGGCGACCGCACGGCGCAGGATCTCGACCGCTACGCCCGCAACGAGGTGCGCCCGCAGATTGAGGGGATCACCGGCGTCGGCGAAGTGCGGATCGGCGGCTCCCGGGAGCGGACCATGCGCCTGGAGGTCGACCCCGACCGCATGGCCGCCCACAACGTCGACGCCCAATCGATCATGCAGGCCCTCGAAGAGGAGCACGCCCAGATGCCGGGCGGCTTCCTGGTCGGCGGTGACACCGAGGAGATGCTCAAGCTCGACGTGGAGTACCACGACGCCGATGGCCTCGAAGCGATGATCATCGCCGAGGACGGCGACGATCGGGTCCGTTTCCGCGATATCGGCACCGTCGAGGACGGCCTGGCCGATATGCGCCAGCTCGCCCGCTTCAATGGCGAGCCGACTATCGGCCTCGGCGTGGTGAAGGTCTCCGGGGCGAATACCGTCGCCATCATCGACGAGGTCAAGGAACGCCTGGACGACCAGATCCGGCCGCAGTTGCCGCCGGGGCTCGACTTGCACATCTCCACCGACGAGTCGCAGTTCATCCTCGAGCAGATCGACTCGCTCTATCTGACCATCGCCCTGGGCATCCTTTTCGCCGCCCTGGTGATGTGGCTGTTCCTGCGCAACCTGCGCTCGACGGCCATCGTCTCGCTGGCCATCCCCATCTCGCTGATGGCCGCGATTGCGGTGATCTACTTCTTCGGCTACACGCTGAACTCGATCACCATGCTGGCCATGCTCCTGCTCATCGGCGTGGTGGTCGACGACGCCATCGTCGTGCTGGAGAACATCTACCGACACCGCCAGCAGTACCGACAAGGGCCCATGGCGTCGGCGATCTCCGGCTCCAACGAGGTCTTCTTCGCGGTCATCGCCTCCACCCTCACCCTGGTCTCGATCTTCGGTTCGGTGATCTTCATGGAGGCGATCATCGGCCGGTTCTTCGAGTCGTTCGCGGTGGTGGTCGCCTTCGGCGTGCTGGCCTCGAGCATCGTCGCCCTGACCCTGATCCCGATGCTCGCCTCGCGCTTCCTCCACGTCCCGGAGCAGGAGGGGGCCTTCTACCGGGCTCTCGAGCAAGGCTTCCAGGCCATCGAGCGGACCTACCGCTGGTCCCTGGGCTACGTCCTGCGCTTCCGCTGGACCACCCTGGGCCTGGCCCTGCTCTTTGCCGTGGCGGTGGCCGTGCTCATCGCACCGCGTCTCGGCGGCGAGTTCGCCCCGGACGAGGACACCGGCGAGTTCATGGTCAACTTCCAGACCCCGCTGGGCTCCGGGATCGAGTACACCGATCGGCAGATGCGCGAGATCGAGGCCATCCTCGAGGAACAGCCCGAGGTGGACCGCTACTTCTCGGCCATCGGCATCGGTGACCGCGGCCAGGTCAACCGCGGCATCGCCTTCGTCCGGATGGTCGAGCGCGATGAGCGGGACGCCTCGCAGCAGGAGGTGGTGCAGCGGATCCGGCCCGAACTGGCCGAACTGCCCGGGGTGCGCGCCTTCGCCTCGGACGTGCCCTTCGTCCCCGGCCAGCGCGGCGAACCCCTGCAGTTCGTGGTCACCGGCCCCAACGTCGAGGAACTGGGCGACCACGCCCGGGAGATCCAGGAGCGCCTGGAGGCCGTCGACGGCATGGGCAGCATCGACTTGGAGCTCGACCTGGAGCTGCCCCAGGTCGAGGTCGAGGTGGACCGGGAACAGGCCCGGAGCCTCGGCCTCAACGCCCGGGACATCGCCCAGACCATCAACGTCCTCGCCGGTGGCTTCAACGTCGCCCGCTTCGACGACGGCCCCGGCGGTCAGGACGGGCGGCGCTACGACATCCGCCTCAAGGCCCAGGAGGACATGATCGGCGATATCGATGACCTACAGCGGATCCAGCTCCTCTCCGAGCACGGCGAGATGGTCCCGCTAGAGGCGGTGACCACCATGGAGGAGACCCTAGGACCGGCGGCGATCACCCGCCACAACCTCTCCTACTCGGCGGAGTTCTACGCCGACCCGGATCTGCCCCTGGCCGAGGCCGTCGACGAGCTCAATGCGGTGGCCGACGACGTCCTGCCGCTGAACTTCGACGTGGAGCTGGTCGGCCAGGCCGAGGAGATGGAGCGGGCCGTGACGGCGATGCTCTTCGTGCTCTTTCTGGCGGCGACGCTGGTCTATATCGTGCTGGCCAGCCAGTTCAACTCCTTCGTCCAGCCGCTGCTGATCATGGCAGCGCAGCCCCTGGCGCTCATCGGCGGGCTGCTCGGCCTGTGGGTGGGCGGCTTCACGCTCAACATCTACTCGATGATCGGCATGGTGCTGCTCATGGGGCTGGTCACCAAGAACGGGATCCTGCTGGTGGACCTGACCAACCAGTACCGGGAGAAACGGGATCTCTCCATCAACGAGGCCCTGGCCGAGGCGTGCCCGATCCGTCTGCGCCCGGTGCTGATGACCTCGCTGACCCTGATCCTTGCCCTGATCCCGGCGGCCGCAGGGCTGGGCGCCGGATCGGAGACCAACGCCCCGATGGCAGCGGCGATCATCGGCGGTATGATCACCGCCATGCTGCTCACCCTGGCCGTGATCCCGGCGGCCTACTCCCTGCTCGAGGGCTACCTCTCGCGGCGGGGCTGGGGCCGGCTGAGCAAGATCGCCGAGGACTACTTCGGATGA
- a CDS encoding TolC family outer membrane protein has translation MKRGNERLQFRLAPRVTGWTLAALLALPGATGAGDEDNDDRDDAEAVVDAPVPVEDEEDALAPAEIEERTPQQDLLDIYRLAVEADRSLSAALNRRRAADEQIAQARSQFLPQINATAKYEDIDSETDWDGGATVDGDTSGWQATLSLTQPIFRRGNFIDLERARTAVDRAGIELAVAEQGLVVDVTEAYFDVLLAQDEQALVEAELAAVESQLRRAERALEVGTGTQTDVDEARATFDRVRAERVAVDNQVEVAKQALRRLTGELPGELAGLGEAFEPQPVEPADTDHWVDLAQRYNLEVQLAERDDQLARHDVEGQRADRWPEVDLEASLRREDGESLNQQAMTSMDRQIDTRSIRLQVSVPLYTGGAISSRVREAEAERTAASDDLADQRRASALDARSAFLGLTSELERVRALEQALVSARSNEASVRRGQEVGTRTTTDVLDAQSQRFETKRDLAAARYDYLLNFVQLQASAGLAVDETVIREINEQLQSVSR, from the coding sequence ATGAAGCGAGGCAACGAGAGACTGCAGTTCAGGCTCGCCCCCCGGGTCACCGGCTGGACCCTGGCCGCCCTGCTGGCGCTGCCCGGGGCCACCGGTGCCGGGGACGAGGACAACGACGATCGCGACGACGCCGAGGCGGTGGTCGACGCCCCGGTGCCAGTGGAGGACGAAGAGGACGCCCTGGCCCCGGCAGAGATTGAGGAGCGGACTCCGCAGCAGGACCTGCTGGACATCTACCGCCTGGCGGTGGAGGCCGACCGCAGCCTGTCCGCCGCGCTCAACCGGCGCCGCGCCGCCGACGAGCAGATCGCCCAGGCCCGCTCGCAGTTCCTGCCGCAGATCAATGCAACAGCAAAGTACGAAGACATCGATTCAGAGACCGACTGGGATGGGGGTGCCACCGTGGACGGCGACACCTCGGGGTGGCAGGCGACCCTCTCTTTAACCCAGCCGATCTTCCGGCGCGGCAACTTCATCGACCTGGAGCGGGCGCGGACCGCCGTGGACCGGGCCGGGATCGAACTCGCCGTGGCCGAGCAGGGGCTGGTGGTGGACGTCACCGAGGCGTACTTCGACGTGCTCCTGGCCCAGGACGAGCAGGCCCTGGTCGAGGCCGAGCTAGCTGCCGTTGAGAGTCAGCTTCGCCGCGCCGAGCGGGCCCTGGAGGTGGGCACCGGCACCCAGACCGACGTCGACGAGGCCCGGGCCACCTTCGACCGGGTGCGCGCCGAGCGGGTGGCGGTGGACAACCAGGTGGAGGTCGCCAAGCAGGCCCTGCGCCGACTCACCGGCGAACTGCCCGGGGAGCTGGCCGGCCTCGGCGAGGCGTTCGAGCCGCAGCCGGTGGAACCTGCCGACACCGACCACTGGGTAGACCTGGCCCAGCGCTACAACCTGGAGGTTCAGCTCGCCGAGCGGGACGACCAGCTGGCCCGCCACGACGTCGAGGGGCAGCGCGCCGATCGCTGGCCGGAGGTTGACCTGGAAGCCTCTTTACGACGAGAAGATGGCGAAAGCCTTAACCAGCAAGCAATGACGAGCATGGACCGTCAGATAGACACCCGCTCCATCCGCCTGCAGGTCTCCGTGCCGCTTTACACCGGCGGCGCCATCTCCAGCCGGGTCCGTGAGGCCGAGGCCGAACGCACCGCAGCCAGCGACGACCTGGCCGACCAGCGCCGGGCCAGTGCCCTGGACGCCCGCTCCGCCTTCCTCGGCCTGACCTCGGAGCTGGAACGGGTCCGGGCCCTGGAGCAGGCCCTGGTCTCGGCGCGCAGCAACGAGGCGTCGGTGCGTCGCGGGCAAGAGGTGGGCACCCGCACCACCACCGACGTCCTCGACGCCCAGAGCCAGCGCTTCGAGACCAAGCGCGACCTGGCTGCAGCGCGTTATGATTACCTGCTGAACTTTGTGCAGTTGCAGGCGTCCGCCGGACTGGCGGTGGATGAGACGGTCATCCGCGAGATCAACGAGCAGCTGCAGTCGGTCTCTCGATAA
- a CDS encoding Fur family transcriptional regulator, which yields MKQAASTPTTDEALQTLRDAGLRLTQPRRQIVAALVAADGPLSPRELHQQLGSAACDPVTVYRCLTDFERLGLVHRHEFGDGSTRYQLVEADGSHLHYVICRHCQRKDPIHACPADLEATVRARGYAGVSHTLEFFGVCPDCQQGPDPEPQ from the coding sequence ATGAAACAGGCAGCGTCTACGCCCACCACCGACGAAGCCCTGCAGACCCTGCGTGATGCGGGGCTGCGGCTCACCCAGCCGCGGCGGCAGATCGTCGCCGCGCTGGTAGCCGCCGACGGCCCACTCAGCCCGCGGGAGCTCCACCAGCAGCTCGGGTCGGCGGCCTGCGATCCGGTGACGGTCTACCGCTGCCTGACCGACTTCGAACGGCTCGGGCTTGTCCACCGCCACGAGTTCGGGGACGGCTCGACCCGCTACCAGCTGGTCGAGGCGGACGGCAGTCACCTGCACTACGTCATCTGCCGGCACTGCCAGCGCAAGGATCCCATCCACGCCTGCCCGGCAGATCTCGAGGCCACCGTCCGCGCCCGCGGCTACGCCGGGGTGAGCCACACCCTGGAGTTCTTCGGAGTCTGCCCCGACTGCCAGCAGGGCCCGGACCCGGAGCCACAGTGA
- a CDS encoding cation diffusion facilitator family transporter — translation MSGRRSATAIAEDPARAKRRVTLIGGVINLFLGCGKIAAGWLGQSQALVVDGVHSLSDLASDALVYVAAAYGSQEADSDHPYGHARIETAATAGIGAVLLLVAAGFIYDAVQRLLITPESLWVPGWLALGVALASLVIKEGLYHYTRWVAYRAHSNLIHANAWHHRSDALSSVVVVGGIVGVLLGLPWLDAVAAIVVAVMLAHVGITFAWRSVCELVDTGLDPAQVAHIERLVSEIDGVRDVHGLRSRHMAEEALIDLHIQVDPRLSVSEGHRVSEAVRRRIIQDIGVVTEVLVHVDHEPPRWDEATAALPLRGVVERDLHAAWSGVEGADTVERVDLHYMEGRLEVELHLPWRPDCDAAGLHRRATRLAEVAEGLAYVSACRVHFIGR, via the coding sequence GTGAGCGGCCGCCGGTCGGCCACCGCCATCGCCGAGGATCCCGCCCGGGCCAAGCGGCGTGTCACGCTGATCGGCGGGGTGATCAACCTGTTCCTTGGGTGCGGCAAGATTGCCGCCGGCTGGCTGGGCCAGTCCCAGGCCCTGGTGGTGGACGGGGTGCACTCCCTATCCGACCTGGCCTCCGACGCCCTGGTCTACGTGGCCGCCGCCTACGGCAGCCAGGAGGCGGACAGCGATCACCCCTACGGCCACGCCCGCATCGAGACCGCAGCGACCGCCGGCATCGGCGCCGTCCTCCTGCTGGTGGCCGCCGGGTTCATCTACGACGCCGTGCAGCGGCTGCTCATCACCCCCGAGTCGCTGTGGGTGCCGGGCTGGCTGGCCCTGGGGGTGGCCCTCGCCTCGCTGGTCATCAAGGAGGGGCTCTACCACTACACCCGCTGGGTGGCCTACCGGGCGCACTCCAACCTGATCCACGCCAACGCCTGGCATCACCGCTCCGACGCCCTCTCGTCGGTGGTGGTCGTCGGCGGTATCGTCGGTGTCCTGCTCGGACTGCCGTGGCTCGACGCCGTGGCCGCCATCGTCGTGGCGGTAATGCTCGCCCACGTGGGGATCACCTTCGCCTGGCGGTCGGTCTGCGAGCTGGTGGACACCGGCCTCGACCCGGCCCAGGTCGCGCATATCGAGAGATTGGTCAGCGAGATCGACGGGGTCCGCGATGTCCACGGCCTGCGCAGCCGACACATGGCCGAGGAGGCGCTCATCGACCTGCACATCCAGGTGGATCCGCGACTGAGTGTCTCCGAGGGCCACCGGGTCAGCGAGGCGGTGCGTCGGCGCATCATCCAGGACATCGGGGTGGTGACCGAGGTGCTGGTCCACGTCGACCACGAACCGCCGCGCTGGGACGAGGCGACCGCTGCCCTGCCGCTGCGCGGCGTGGTGGAGCGCGACCTGCACGCCGCCTGGTCGGGTGTCGAGGGGGCCGACACCGTCGAGCGCGTCGATCTGCACTACATGGAGGGCCGCCTGGAGGTGGAACTCCACCTGCCCTGGCGCCCCGACTGCGACGCCGCCGGGCTGCACCGGCGGGCCACACGGCTGGCCGAGGTTGCCGAGGGCCTGGCCTACGTCAGTGCCTGCCGGGTCCACTTCATTGGGCGCTGA
- a CDS encoding serine/threonine protein kinase, producing METHHPFETLDPDTVLNAVEAVGGVRSDGRLLPLNSYENRVYMVGVEGGPAVVAKFYRPDRWDDAQIREEHAFSEELVAAEVPVVAPLRCGAGTLAHSHGFRIALYPMRGGRMLEVDNRDVLRRLGAYLGRIHVVGGGGAFDHRLSLDPGDHGRRARDWLLAGNWLPPHLEEAYRTVTDDLLEAMAACWERAGAVHAIRLHGDFHPGNVLQTEEGFHLVDLDDSCTGPAIQDLWMLLPGERAERESFLEAVLEGYRTFCDLDLRELHLIEPLRTLRLVRHAAWLAERWEDPAFPRAFPWFAEPRYWEEHLLALREQLGALAEPPLSAQ from the coding sequence ATGGAAACCCACCACCCCTTCGAGACCCTGGATCCGGATACCGTCCTCAATGCGGTCGAGGCCGTGGGCGGGGTACGCAGCGACGGCCGGCTACTGCCCCTGAACAGCTATGAGAACCGGGTGTACATGGTCGGAGTGGAGGGGGGTCCGGCCGTGGTGGCCAAGTTCTACCGCCCCGACCGCTGGGACGACGCGCAGATCCGCGAGGAGCACGCCTTCAGCGAGGAGTTGGTGGCAGCCGAGGTGCCGGTGGTAGCGCCGCTGCGCTGCGGGGCAGGGACCCTGGCCCACAGCCACGGTTTCCGCATTGCCCTCTACCCCATGCGGGGCGGACGCATGCTCGAGGTGGACAACCGGGATGTGCTCCGCCGCCTGGGGGCCTATCTGGGGCGGATCCACGTCGTGGGTGGCGGTGGGGCCTTCGATCATCGCCTCAGCCTCGACCCGGGCGACCACGGCCGGCGGGCGCGGGACTGGCTGCTGGCCGGAAACTGGCTGCCGCCGCACCTGGAGGAGGCGTACCGCACGGTCACCGACGACCTCTTAGAGGCGATGGCCGCCTGTTGGGAGCGGGCCGGGGCGGTGCACGCCATCCGTCTGCACGGCGACTTCCACCCAGGCAACGTCCTGCAGACCGAGGAGGGGTTCCACCTGGTGGACCTGGACGACAGCTGCACCGGTCCCGCCATCCAAGATCTGTGGATGCTGCTGCCCGGCGAGCGGGCCGAGCGCGAGTCCTTCCTCGAGGCGGTGCTCGAGGGGTACCGGACCTTCTGCGACCTCGACCTGCGCGAGCTGCACCTGATCGAGCCGTTGCGCACCCTGCGGCTGGTACGCCACGCTGCGTGGCTGGCGGAGCGCTGGGAGGATCCCGCCTTCCCCCGCGCCTTCCCCTGGTTTGCTGAGCCCCGGTACTGGGAGGAGCACCTGCTGGCGCTGCGCGAGCAGCTGGGCGCCCTGGCCGAACCGCCGCTCAGCGCCCAATGA
- a CDS encoding M23 family metallopeptidase: MKDRFTVTITDFRGARHYSLHQIAKRFALALAGAVLLLLLAGALAIYALNDTIDELDQVRAEKAEAARQIELRNEQLQDLVSEREQEIHRMDLELGHIEALVGLDPQPEANRRERLDTASQTALEKALMLRTIPNGWPLKEASRITSGYGWRTHPVTGERSFHAAVDLRAPVGEKIVATADGVVNYAAKHQGSGLGKLVILAHDFGFQTHYAHLSRIEVETGTFVEEGDVIARSGATGNVNGPHLHYEIWHTQRKLNPEPFLDWSLDNYEELFEEEGRVKWDSLAKGINRRAEALERQLSATARDWSEN; this comes from the coding sequence GTGAAAGATCGTTTCACGGTCACCATCACCGACTTCCGCGGCGCCCGCCACTACTCGCTGCATCAGATCGCCAAGCGCTTCGCGCTGGCCCTGGCCGGAGCGGTGCTGTTGCTGCTGCTCGCCGGTGCCCTGGCCATCTACGCGCTCAACGACACGATCGATGAACTCGACCAGGTCCGCGCCGAGAAGGCGGAGGCCGCCCGCCAGATCGAGCTGCGCAACGAGCAGCTCCAGGATCTGGTCAGCGAACGCGAGCAGGAGATCCACCGCATGGATCTTGAACTCGGGCACATCGAGGCGCTGGTCGGGCTCGACCCGCAGCCCGAGGCCAACCGGCGCGAGCGACTCGACACCGCCAGCCAGACGGCGCTGGAAAAGGCGCTGATGTTGCGGACGATCCCCAACGGCTGGCCCCTCAAGGAGGCGTCGCGGATCACCAGCGGCTACGGCTGGCGGACGCACCCGGTGACCGGCGAACGCTCCTTCCACGCCGCCGTCGATCTGCGCGCGCCGGTGGGCGAGAAGATCGTCGCCACTGCCGACGGCGTGGTCAACTACGCCGCCAAGCACCAGGGCAGCGGGCTCGGCAAGCTGGTCATCCTCGCCCACGACTTCGGCTTCCAGACCCACTACGCCCACCTGAGCAGGATCGAGGTCGAGACCGGCACGTTCGTCGAGGAGGGCGACGTCATCGCCCGCTCCGGGGCCACGGGCAACGTCAACGGCCCCCACCTGCACTACGAGATCTGGCACACCCAGCGCAAGCTGAACCCGGAACCGTTTCTGGACTGGAGCCTGGACAACTATGAAGAGCTCTTTGAAGAAGAGGGCCGCGTAAAATGGGACTCATTGGCAAAGGGGATAAATCGAAGAGCCGAGGCCCTGGAACGACAGTTATCTGCGACGGCACGCGACTGGTCGGAGAACTGA
- a CDS encoding bactofilin family protein codes for MGLIGKGDKSKSRGPGTTVICDGTRLVGELTLESNLHLDGQIKGTIVSDHDVSIGHTGRFEGNIKAHRLLVSGYVEGVIDCASLEIVAEGRVFGELHSDDFIIEAGGQFLGESHPRREVPLAALQHEGSQASQLTGPAQPESDSEATPHPDPAAGAATRAEPEADPPQPERPDPAPRQHAEPPPDDASGTTDEPTPDPEDEPEQEADSEQEPSRHFRPQPRQTFWGRR; via the coding sequence ATGGGACTCATTGGCAAAGGGGATAAATCGAAGAGCCGAGGCCCTGGAACGACAGTTATCTGCGACGGCACGCGACTGGTCGGAGAACTGACCCTGGAGTCGAACCTGCATCTGGACGGCCAGATCAAGGGCACCATCGTCTCGGACCACGACGTCAGCATCGGTCATACCGGCCGCTTCGAGGGCAATATCAAGGCCCATCGGCTGCTGGTCAGCGGCTACGTCGAGGGGGTCATCGACTGCGCCAGCCTGGAGATCGTCGCCGAGGGACGGGTCTTCGGCGAGCTCCACAGCGATGACTTCATCATCGAGGCCGGCGGTCAGTTCCTCGGCGAGAGCCACCCCCGGCGCGAGGTGCCCTTGGCGGCGCTGCAGCACGAGGGCAGCCAAGCCTCCCAGCTGACCGGTCCGGCACAGCCCGAGTCCGATTCGGAGGCGACGCCCCACCCTGACCCGGCGGCGGGCGCTGCCACCCGCGCTGAACCCGAAGCGGACCCGCCGCAGCCCGAGAGGCCGGACCCGGCGCCACGCCAACACGCCGAGCCACCCCCGGACGACGCCTCCGGGACGACCGACGAGCCAACCCCCGACCCGGAGGACGAACCGGAGCAGGAAGCAGACTCCGAGCAGGAGCCATCCCGTCATTTCCGGCCCCAGCCCCGACAGACCTTCTGGGGACGACGCTGA
- a CDS encoding ParM/StbA family protein — translation MERCIGLDMGYGFIKIDDGREGHVFPSVVGEGESGMPMSLGVAQRSGSSELRITYGGKSYLLGDYAIRHSRLAHRGLSPTRAEGDDLKILFLGALSLYARETVNNFHVVTGLPPGRMHMADDLVRQLRGDHEVIRHVGASRFGVSIRLEQIEVVPQPVGSFWAEVLDDRGQIRGDHPLLNGRVGIMDIGFRTSDFATVIDGEYSPGFCKTVPLGISFGYEEIAQELSTQYGLEREQYTLDEAIIQGQVNVNGRPVDIVELRDRIFGDIATKLLVEARSMWQIQEYDHIIITGGGGRVLERYLRPELSQAQLAQDSVTANARGYFNWAYFNAQQRAAEMGHATEQSSAEDYSSGSYGTGSTTYSRGGDDGRDSAAVPQSRSGSEG, via the coding sequence GTGGAACGTTGCATTGGCCTGGACATGGGGTACGGGTTCATCAAGATCGATGACGGCCGCGAGGGGCACGTATTCCCCAGCGTCGTCGGCGAGGGCGAATCGGGCATGCCGATGTCCCTGGGCGTGGCCCAGCGCAGCGGCAGCAGCGAGCTTCGCATCACCTACGGCGGCAAGAGCTACCTGCTCGGCGACTACGCCATCCGCCACTCCCGCCTGGCGCACCGGGGGCTGTCGCCCACCCGCGCCGAAGGGGACGACCTCAAGATCCTCTTCCTCGGTGCACTGAGCCTCTACGCCCGCGAGACCGTGAACAACTTCCACGTCGTCACCGGCCTGCCGCCGGGGCGCATGCACATGGCCGACGACCTGGTCCGCCAGCTGCGCGGCGACCATGAAGTCATCCGCCACGTGGGCGCGAGCCGCTTCGGGGTAAGCATCCGCCTGGAGCAGATTGAGGTGGTCCCGCAGCCGGTGGGCAGCTTCTGGGCCGAGGTGCTGGATGATCGGGGGCAGATCCGTGGTGATCACCCGCTGCTCAACGGCCGGGTCGGGATCATGGACATCGGCTTCCGGACCAGCGACTTCGCCACGGTCATCGATGGCGAGTACTCCCCGGGGTTCTGCAAGACGGTGCCGCTGGGCATCTCCTTCGGCTACGAGGAGATCGCCCAGGAGCTCTCTACCCAGTACGGGCTCGAGCGCGAGCAGTACACCCTGGACGAGGCCATCATCCAGGGGCAGGTGAACGTCAACGGCCGCCCGGTGGACATCGTCGAGCTCCGCGATCGGATCTTCGGCGACATCGCCACCAAGCTGCTGGTCGAGGCGCGCTCGATGTGGCAGATCCAGGAGTACGACCACATCATCATCACCGGCGGCGGCGGCCGGGTGCTTGAGCGCTACCTGCGTCCGGAACTCTCCCAGGCCCAGCTGGCCCAGGACTCCGTCACCGCCAACGCCCGCGGCTATTTCAACTGGGCCTACTTCAACGCCCAGCAGCGGGCCGCGGAGATGGGCCACGCCACGGAACAGAGTTCGGCAGAGGACTACAGCTCCGGCAGCTACGGCACCGGGAGCACCACCTACAGCCGGGGGGGCGACGACGGCCGAGACAGCGCCGCCGTGCCGCAGTCGCGCAGCGGCAGCGAGGGCTGA
- a CDS encoding phasin family protein has protein sequence MQDQLNKSMQQFQKMMEPSRKLNALLLEHAEKVAHLNLEAARSYTDLAMEQMRKAMEVRDPESFQSYLNDQGKVVQTMSNKLTENASTLADISKNMGEEVQKIAQENVSALTETMQGQAEKASGKGRSAGSSAGSSASAGSSSGSAASGSSKKSA, from the coding sequence ATGCAAGACCAGCTCAACAAGTCCATGCAGCAGTTCCAGAAGATGATGGAGCCCAGCCGCAAGCTCAACGCGCTGCTCCTCGAGCACGCCGAGAAGGTGGCCCACCTGAACCTGGAAGCCGCCCGTTCCTACACCGATCTGGCCATGGAGCAGATGCGCAAGGCCATGGAGGTCCGGGACCCGGAGAGCTTCCAGAGCTACCTGAACGACCAGGGCAAGGTCGTCCAGACGATGAGCAACAAGCTCACGGAGAACGCCAGCACCCTGGCCGACATCAGCAAGAACATGGGCGAAGAGGTGCAGAAGATCGCCCAAGAGAACGTCTCCGCCCTCACCGAGACGATGCAGGGCCAGGCTGAGAAGGCCTCCGGCAAGGGCCGCAGCGCTGGCAGCAGTGCCGGTAGCAGCGCCTCTGCGGGTAGCAGCAGTGGCTCCGCTGCCTCCGGCAGCAGCAAGAAGTCCGCGTAA